A single Microbacterium sp. YJN-G DNA region contains:
- a CDS encoding pilus assembly protein codes for MRTIRTLIAKLRDDRGSAGLEIAILAPALAAVLVLLAAAGRLALAGNAVESAASAAAREASLARTTAQAQDAAEDMARISMEQSGVNCTTLSVNIDASGLSAPIGTTGRVSATVSCTVALSDAAMIGMPGTRVLTGTAVSPVDAYRERR; via the coding sequence ATGCGCACCATCCGAACCCTCATCGCCAAGCTCCGTGACGACCGCGGCTCCGCCGGCCTCGAGATCGCCATCCTCGCCCCGGCCCTCGCCGCGGTGCTCGTGCTGCTCGCAGCTGCCGGCCGTCTCGCGCTGGCCGGCAACGCCGTCGAGTCCGCAGCGTCGGCCGCGGCCCGCGAAGCATCGCTCGCGCGCACCACGGCCCAGGCGCAGGACGCAGCCGAAGACATGGCGCGGATCTCGATGGAACAGTCCGGCGTCAACTGCACGACCCTCTCCGTCAACATCGACGCCTCCGGCCTGAGCGCCCCGATCGGCACCACCGGCCGAGTCAGTGCGACCGTCTCCTGCACCGTCGCACTCAGCGACGCCGCCATGATCGGCATGCCCGGCACCCGCGTCCTCACAGGCACCGCCGTCTCTCCCGTCGACGCCTACAGGGAGCGGCGATGA
- a CDS encoding CpaF family protein: protein MSDPKPDPADLGDIPFFTAPAPATPQAPTTAPADTGLRNLGHAAAHLTRAAQRNAPAEAVPTAPAAPIVPAPPTIPERPAPEVTPPTTLDARSDLPWADIAAIRDEVSRELAAVFSESMDITAEQREQTAQDHIVDRVRARVDDQTRRPGEGRWPAPMQTAIRQAVFDQLFRLGRLQPLVDEPDVENIHINGFDDVWISYADGRVVKYQYPIAENDRELEREINLLAARSGEGGRSFTSARPRLHMDLPGGARLAAIAEPVATRPTIVIRIHRLVDVTLDQLVERGTITRQAAAFLRAAVIAGVSVVTSGFPGAGKTTLLRALADCIPAEEKIVTIEMERELYLHKINDRHPRVVSLEAKPGEGERGADGRLPGEITPEDLVYDTLRLDTQRFIVGEVRGPEIYAMMQAMQSGVGSLSTLHAASADDSIDRMSALMLSRGNNTTPVYAYRMIEQNIKIVVQISKIIDPATGKPRRVVTEIAEILPGEEQNNSRPVASQVFRFDRSSGSLITADMPSPRLLEELKFYGFDPANLGV, encoded by the coding sequence GTGAGCGACCCCAAGCCCGACCCCGCAGACCTGGGAGACATCCCGTTCTTCACCGCGCCGGCACCGGCCACCCCGCAGGCGCCGACGACCGCACCGGCCGACACGGGCCTGCGCAACCTGGGCCACGCCGCCGCGCACCTGACCCGCGCGGCACAGCGGAACGCCCCGGCCGAGGCAGTCCCCACGGCACCCGCAGCTCCGATCGTGCCGGCACCGCCCACCATCCCCGAGCGGCCGGCACCCGAGGTCACCCCGCCAACCACCCTCGACGCGCGCAGCGATCTGCCCTGGGCCGACATCGCCGCCATTCGCGACGAGGTCTCCCGTGAGCTCGCCGCAGTGTTCAGCGAGTCCATGGACATCACCGCCGAGCAGCGCGAACAGACAGCGCAGGACCACATCGTTGACCGGGTCCGAGCTCGCGTCGACGACCAGACCCGCCGCCCCGGCGAGGGGCGCTGGCCGGCCCCGATGCAGACCGCCATCCGGCAGGCCGTCTTCGACCAGCTGTTCCGCCTGGGTCGGCTGCAGCCGCTCGTCGACGAGCCCGACGTTGAGAACATCCACATCAACGGGTTCGACGACGTCTGGATCTCCTACGCGGACGGCCGCGTGGTCAAGTACCAGTACCCGATCGCCGAGAACGACCGTGAGCTCGAGCGAGAGATCAACCTGCTCGCCGCCCGCTCGGGGGAGGGCGGCCGATCGTTCACGAGCGCCCGGCCGCGACTGCACATGGACCTGCCCGGCGGGGCGCGTCTGGCAGCGATCGCCGAACCCGTCGCCACCCGACCGACGATCGTCATCCGTATCCACCGCCTCGTCGACGTCACCCTCGACCAGCTCGTGGAGCGCGGCACCATCACCCGCCAGGCGGCAGCCTTCCTCCGCGCGGCCGTCATCGCCGGGGTCTCCGTCGTCACCAGCGGCTTCCCCGGCGCAGGCAAGACCACACTGCTGCGCGCACTCGCCGACTGCATCCCGGCCGAAGAGAAGATCGTCACGATCGAGATGGAGCGTGAGCTCTACCTTCACAAGATCAACGACCGCCACCCGCGAGTGGTCTCACTCGAGGCGAAGCCGGGGGAGGGGGAGCGTGGCGCCGATGGTCGGCTGCCCGGTGAGATCACCCCCGAAGACCTGGTCTACGACACCCTCCGACTGGACACCCAGCGCTTCATCGTCGGCGAGGTCCGTGGCCCTGAGATCTACGCCATGATGCAGGCCATGCAGTCCGGTGTCGGGTCGCTGTCCACCCTGCACGCCGCCAGCGCAGACGACTCGATCGACCGCATGTCGGCGCTGATGCTGTCCCGCGGCAACAACACGACCCCCGTGTACGCCTACCGGATGATCGAGCAGAACATCAAGATCGTGGTGCAGATCTCGAAGATCATCGACCCCGCGACCGGCAAGCCCCGCCGCGTCGTCACCGAGATCGCCGAGATCCTGCCCGGCGAGGAGCAGAACAACTCCCGCCCCGTGGCCTCTCAGGTGTTCCGCTTCGACCGATCCAGCGGCAGCCTCATCACCGCTGACATGCCATCGCCGCGGCTCCTCGAGGAGCTCAAGTTCTACGGCTTCGATCCCGCGAACCTGGGAGTGTGA
- a CDS encoding TadE/TadG family type IV pilus assembly protein, producing MVRTSNPGHRQRLREALAGDRGAATLQNTIIAPVLLLVLAVFLHLGIILHANNLAHAAATSAYNAARAYNASGTDGSAAGLAVLNQSGSPISGASVAVDRGANTVTVTVTGTAPSFVPGLTTNIDVTVTGPTERWVN from the coding sequence ATGGTCCGCACCTCCAACCCCGGTCACCGGCAGCGCCTCAGAGAAGCGCTTGCCGGTGATCGGGGTGCGGCCACGCTGCAGAACACGATCATCGCCCCAGTGCTGCTGCTCGTCCTCGCGGTCTTCCTGCACCTGGGCATCATCCTCCACGCCAACAACCTCGCCCACGCCGCCGCCACCAGCGCCTACAACGCCGCCCGCGCCTACAACGCCAGCGGCACAGACGGCTCCGCCGCCGGCCTCGCAGTCCTCAACCAATCCGGCTCACCGATCAGCGGCGCATCCGTCGCGGTCGACCGCGGCGCCAACACCGTGACCGTCACAGTCACAGGCACCGCCCCCTCCTTCGTCCCCGGACTGACCACCAACATCGACGTCACCGTGACCGGCCCCACCGAAAGGTGGGTGAACTGA
- a CDS encoding type II secretion system F family protein, with translation MNLALIVLPGLVLGLGFALVIAALVPTQPSLSAALDRIGTTTVAADPAYAATLENRVGSAVLRRVGDSPSLKIPTRDLRLIGMSVNRFLYQKVLSAGLGLIAPIAIGLIFQVLGLTAFYIPALFGIPLAIGGWYLPNLLVRDQAEAARKEFSRSVAVYMELVGSERISGAPPGKALESAAQVGRNWAFVRIRQTLTEARYAGTAPWDALEQLSLEINVPDLGEIAKVIRLSGEQGASVYETLRARGQNLRDRLLNDEVTEANKATNKMTIPMTLTGVLFMLLLGTPFVLNAFF, from the coding sequence GTGAACCTCGCACTGATCGTCCTCCCTGGCCTCGTCCTGGGGCTCGGCTTCGCGCTGGTCATCGCCGCACTGGTGCCCACCCAGCCCAGCCTCTCCGCAGCGCTCGATCGGATCGGCACCACCACCGTCGCCGCCGACCCCGCCTACGCCGCCACCCTCGAGAACCGGGTGGGCTCAGCCGTCCTCCGTCGCGTCGGCGACAGCCCCTCGCTCAAGATCCCCACCCGCGATCTGCGCCTGATCGGCATGAGCGTCAACCGGTTCCTGTACCAGAAGGTGCTCTCCGCCGGCCTCGGCCTCATCGCCCCCATCGCGATCGGACTGATCTTCCAAGTCCTCGGCCTGACCGCGTTCTACATCCCCGCGCTGTTCGGCATCCCCCTCGCCATCGGCGGCTGGTACCTGCCCAACCTGCTCGTCCGCGACCAGGCCGAAGCCGCCCGCAAGGAGTTCTCCCGCTCGGTCGCCGTCTACATGGAGCTCGTCGGATCCGAACGCATCAGCGGCGCCCCTCCCGGCAAAGCCCTCGAGTCCGCCGCCCAGGTCGGACGCAACTGGGCATTCGTCCGAATCCGCCAAACCCTCACCGAAGCCCGCTACGCCGGCACCGCACCCTGGGACGCGCTCGAGCAGCTCTCCCTCGAGATCAACGTCCCCGACCTGGGTGAAATCGCCAAGGTGATCAGGCTCTCGGGGGAGCAAGGAGCGTCGGTATATGAGACACTCAGGGCACGGGGGCAGAACCTCCGGGACCGACTTCTGAATGATGAAGTGACGGAGGCGAACAAAGCGACCAACAAGATGACCATCCCGATGACCCTCACCGGCGTCCTCTTCATGCTTCTGCTCGGAACTCCCTTCGTGCTCAACGCATTCTTCTGA
- a CDS encoding pilus assembly protein TadG-related protein: MNTMIQRLRAKFRDDKGVATIYFVIMTVAFLAIVGLVVDGAGKVQANQQAYTTAASAARAAANAVSGQAISDGTTAIDSSRAVSAANGYLAAAGVGGSVAVSGDRITVTVDTDYSATFLPVPFPVQATATAELITQ, from the coding sequence ATGAACACCATGATCCAGAGGCTCCGAGCCAAGTTCCGCGACGACAAGGGCGTCGCGACGATCTACTTCGTCATCATGACCGTCGCGTTCCTCGCGATCGTCGGACTCGTCGTCGACGGCGCCGGCAAGGTGCAAGCCAACCAGCAGGCCTACACCACCGCAGCCAGCGCCGCCCGCGCCGCAGCGAACGCCGTCAGCGGCCAAGCGATCAGCGACGGCACCACCGCGATCGACAGCAGCCGAGCCGTCAGCGCCGCCAACGGCTACCTCGCAGCCGCCGGCGTCGGCGGAAGCGTCGCCGTCAGCGGCGACCGCATCACCGTCACCGTCGACACCGACTACTCGGCCACCTTCCTCCCCGTGCCGTTCCCCGTCCAAGCCACAGCCACCGCAGAGCTGATCACGCAATAG
- a CDS encoding type II secretion system F family protein, translating into MTTATLALCIIVAVAGAILVILGAAHKPSTSGLPTRSALRGKATRDFTRTQQIQLVGGAAVGLVFALITGWWLLVIAVPVAAVGLPWLLQKGPEENTIAKLDALESWTRSLAGLTVSGAGLERTIAASLSSCPEAIRPQVTQLVARINARWTTTAALQAFADDLNDETADVLVMHLLRKAELRGSGLAASLEDLAKSIFERVKMRRQIEADRATPRNEARFVVYFTVALLVLLVLAQQYSAPYGTPIGQLLFAAYLVSYALVLLWMRRISRGVPAPRLLVATEKAGEK; encoded by the coding sequence ATGACTACCGCAACCCTCGCCCTGTGCATCATCGTCGCGGTCGCCGGCGCGATCCTGGTCATCCTCGGCGCCGCCCACAAGCCCAGCACCAGCGGACTTCCCACGCGCAGCGCGCTTCGCGGGAAGGCGACACGCGACTTCACCCGCACGCAGCAGATCCAGCTCGTCGGCGGCGCCGCGGTCGGTCTGGTGTTCGCGCTGATCACCGGATGGTGGCTGCTCGTGATCGCCGTGCCCGTCGCCGCTGTCGGCCTGCCATGGCTGCTGCAGAAGGGCCCCGAGGAGAACACGATCGCCAAGCTCGACGCCCTCGAGTCTTGGACCCGCAGCCTCGCCGGCCTCACCGTCTCCGGCGCCGGCCTCGAACGCACCATCGCCGCATCGCTGAGCAGCTGCCCCGAAGCGATCCGCCCGCAGGTCACGCAGCTCGTCGCGCGCATCAACGCCCGGTGGACCACCACCGCGGCGCTGCAGGCGTTTGCCGACGACCTCAACGACGAGACCGCGGACGTGCTCGTGATGCACCTTCTCCGCAAGGCCGAGCTCCGCGGATCCGGCCTCGCCGCCTCGCTCGAGGATCTCGCCAAGAGCATCTTCGAGCGGGTCAAGATGCGCCGCCAGATCGAAGCCGACCGCGCCACCCCGCGCAACGAGGCCCGGTTCGTCGTCTACTTCACCGTCGCGCTGCTCGTACTCCTGGTCCTCGCCCAGCAGTATTCCGCCCCCTACGGCACCCCGATCGGTCAACTCCTGTTCGCCGCATATCTCGTCAGCTACGCCCTCGTTCTGCTGTGGATGCGACGCATCAGCCGCGGCGTGCCGGCACCCCGTCTGCTCGTTGCCACCGAGAAAGCTGGTGAGAAGTGA
- a CDS encoding SAF domain-containing protein, translating into MTTDRKSKRTKETIEPGEQKQGLTPAVLQPTKSRRRPAIIALGIALVLLGGIGVWWVTTNLTRTVSVMATSVDVSRGETITTDDLTTIQLAGGQQVDAVSAADAADLVGTTALVDLPAGTLITSANTGDTLAVPAGSSIVGVTLTQAQMPGYQLAAGDKVRVVETPVTQGDPPVETPKSFNATVFTATYDTETQVWVVDLVVPNREAPDIAARAATGRVALVIDSTGE; encoded by the coding sequence ATGACCACTGACCGCAAGAGCAAGCGCACGAAAGAGACCATCGAGCCGGGCGAGCAGAAGCAAGGACTCACTCCTGCAGTCCTGCAGCCGACGAAGTCTCGCCGGCGCCCCGCGATCATCGCCCTCGGCATCGCGCTTGTTCTCCTCGGCGGAATCGGCGTGTGGTGGGTCACCACGAACCTCACCCGCACCGTCAGCGTCATGGCGACCAGCGTCGACGTCTCGCGCGGGGAGACGATCACCACGGACGACCTGACGACCATCCAGCTCGCCGGCGGGCAGCAGGTCGACGCGGTCTCCGCCGCGGATGCCGCCGACCTCGTCGGAACCACCGCGCTGGTCGACCTGCCCGCCGGCACCCTCATCACGTCGGCCAACACCGGCGACACCCTCGCGGTGCCGGCCGGTTCCTCGATCGTGGGCGTCACGCTCACCCAGGCGCAGATGCCCGGCTACCAGCTCGCAGCAGGCGACAAGGTCCGTGTCGTTGAGACCCCCGTCACTCAGGGAGACCCGCCCGTCGAGACCCCCAAGAGCTTCAACGCCACGGTGTTCACCGCCACCTACGACACTGAGACCCAGGTGTGGGTTGTCGACCTGGTCGTGCCGAACCGTGAAGCACCCGACATCGCCGCTCGTGCCGCCACAGGCCGCGTCGCGCTGGTCATCGACTCGACGGGGGAGTGA